One genomic region from Candidatus Margulisiibacteriota bacterium encodes:
- a CDS encoding glycosyl hydrolase family 8, which yields MKKLVIFLLLLTFVFADYQQILKSSWNYYKKNKIEKTGRPLADTDYDNISNGSYGKDLTFSESVSYVLFRAVLSNDRDTFDNVWIWSLKNLMRKNIYHVFNWEKSRWEPMPEWKKDYLFAWRYTPNIKKTNMGGVIFVPEESMTENGWRNGLDVAPDGDQLIAGALIMAHNKWGSRAGDYNYMGYAKNIINDIWEKCVSSRSPGYIEDFNNPGAMEKWFAFYDKKGRLLKNLEKENNNAFLSIQTQDADWYGVGKYLGKVDMSAFEGVSFFTKDNQGVKLILEDVEGQKITIEKRYPYYDHLQEVVIFFQKNKDTNFRWNAVKNIMFQPDDDYFALDEVRFLGISKTMVEKNYHLFSNDKGDPWINISYYMPFLYHTFAQLDLNHPWQDLFRDALADIQKSKSITLRNQSGEEFKGNGALVPDWCMLDTDNNFIDLPWARDGKVDDYLSSWDAFRTWYFLGLTYALYPNMNVASVMKDKTYDFLTDKLTNEKKLTGGYGIDGRNMTIRGLQYEYPSTYGVYLAYFTALEDKENSEIVLEKLDDMYNIRGYWGNDPKDYYKQNWAWLGLDFYCNKGKDILSLLKVSDYLASDRP from the coding sequence ATGAAAAAATTGGTAATATTTTTGCTTTTATTAACCTTTGTATTTGCGGACTATCAGCAGATACTCAAATCCAGCTGGAATTATTACAAAAAGAACAAGATAGAAAAAACCGGCCGTCCTCTGGCTGATACCGACTATGACAATATAAGTAATGGCAGTTACGGAAAGGACCTTACTTTTTCCGAATCTGTTTCCTATGTATTGTTTCGGGCTGTGCTTTCCAATGACAGAGATACTTTTGATAATGTCTGGATTTGGTCTTTAAAGAACCTTATGCGTAAAAATATTTACCATGTTTTTAACTGGGAGAAAAGCCGCTGGGAACCAATGCCCGAATGGAAAAAAGATTATTTATTTGCCTGGCGTTATACTCCCAATATCAAGAAGACCAATATGGGTGGCGTCATCTTTGTGCCGGAAGAAAGTATGACCGAGAACGGCTGGCGCAACGGCCTGGATGTGGCGCCGGACGGTGACCAGCTTATTGCCGGAGCTCTGATTATGGCCCATAACAAATGGGGCAGCAGGGCAGGTGATTATAACTATATGGGTTATGCCAAAAATATAATCAACGATATCTGGGAAAAATGTGTATCCAGCAGGAGCCCGGGTTATATAGAAGATTTCAACAATCCCGGAGCCATGGAAAAATGGTTTGCTTTTTATGATAAAAAAGGACGCTTGCTAAAGAACCTGGAAAAAGAGAATAACAACGCTTTTTTAAGTATTCAGACACAGGATGCAGACTGGTACGGGGTAGGTAAATATCTGGGAAAAGTGGATATGTCCGCTTTTGAGGGAGTAAGTTTTTTCACTAAAGATAACCAGGGAGTAAAACTTATACTGGAAGACGTGGAAGGGCAGAAAATTACTATAGAAAAACGTTATCCTTATTATGATCATTTGCAGGAAGTAGTTATTTTTTTCCAGAAGAATAAAGACACAAATTTTCGCTGGAACGCTGTAAAAAATATCATGTTCCAGCCCGATGACGATTATTTTGCCCTCGACGAAGTTCGCTTTCTGGGAATCAGTAAGACCATGGTAGAAAAAAACTATCATCTGTTTTCCAATGATAAGGGCGACCCCTGGATCAACATTTCTTATTATATGCCGTTTTTGTATCATACCTTTGCGCAGTTAGACCTTAATCATCCCTGGCAGGATTTGTTCAGAGACGCGTTGGCTGATATTCAAAAAAGTAAATCTATTACCCTTCGCAACCAGTCAGGAGAAGAATTTAAGGGTAACGGCGCGCTTGTCCCGGACTGGTGCATGCTGGATACTGATAATAATTTTATAGATTTACCCTGGGCCAGGGATGGCAAAGTGGATGACTACCTGTCCAGTTGGGACGCTTTCAGAACCTGGTATTTTCTTGGGCTTACCTATGCTTTATATCCAAATATGAATGTAGCCAGTGTTATGAAAGATAAAACCTATGATTTTCTTACAGATAAATTAACCAATGAAAAAAAATTAACAGGTGGTTATGGCATAGACGGCCGCAATATGACTATTCGAGGTCTGCAATACGAATATCCTTCGACCTATGGGGTATATCTGGCCTATTTTACAGCTCTGGAAGATAAAGAAAATTCGGAGATTGTTCTGGAAAAACTGGATGATATGTATAATATCCGCGGTTATTGGGGTAATGATCCCAAGGATTATTACAAACAAAACTGGGCCTGGCTGGGCCTGGATTTCTATTGCAATAAAGGAAAAGATATTTTGTCTCTTTTAAAAGTCTCGGATTATTTGGCCAGCGACAGACCATAG